A DNA window from Tenuifilaceae bacterium CYCD contains the following coding sequences:
- a CDS encoding diguanylate cyclase: protein MSKLKSSYLGLDLKNPLIVGASSLTANLDTLKAIEAAGAGAVVFKSLFEEQIQLEELELENELEEYNERHAEMVRLFPTLKHAGPTEHLAKLKKAKETLKIPVIASLNAMHPDTWAEYAILIEETGVDAIELNFYTTPKDFEVEGKTIIQSQVDILKRVKEKLSIPVSVKISPFYTNPLDVVRRFDETEVQGFVIFNRLFQPDIDIDKEELVQTIILSEHNYIRLPLRFTGLLYGNIAADICANTGIMDGEDAIKMILAGASAFQVVSTVYSNGIEQITKILGDIEAWMNKKNYKSIDDFKGKLSRKNLHDPFAYLRAQYVDILLRSNEIINTNALK from the coding sequence ATGTCAAAATTAAAATCATCCTACCTGGGACTGGATTTAAAAAATCCACTTATAGTGGGTGCATCGTCCCTAACCGCCAACCTCGATACGCTTAAAGCAATAGAAGCGGCCGGAGCAGGAGCGGTAGTGTTTAAGTCGTTGTTCGAGGAACAAATTCAACTCGAAGAGTTGGAGCTAGAGAATGAACTGGAAGAGTACAACGAGCGGCACGCCGAAATGGTTAGGCTATTCCCAACGCTTAAACACGCTGGACCCACAGAACACCTAGCCAAACTTAAAAAAGCCAAGGAAACGCTTAAAATCCCTGTGATTGCAAGTTTAAACGCTATGCATCCCGACACATGGGCCGAATACGCCATTCTGATTGAAGAGACAGGAGTAGATGCCATTGAACTTAATTTTTACACAACACCTAAGGATTTCGAGGTTGAAGGGAAAACCATCATTCAATCGCAAGTTGATATTTTAAAAAGAGTAAAAGAAAAGTTGAGCATCCCGGTTAGCGTTAAAATAAGCCCATTCTACACCAATCCTTTAGATGTAGTTCGCAGATTCGATGAGACGGAGGTGCAGGGATTTGTAATTTTTAATCGTCTATTCCAACCCGATATAGATATTGATAAGGAAGAACTGGTACAAACAATCATCCTCAGCGAGCACAACTACATTCGACTACCATTACGGTTTACAGGTTTGCTTTACGGCAATATTGCCGCCGATATCTGCGCAAATACTGGTATAATGGATGGGGAAGATGCCATAAAAATGATTCTTGCAGGAGCATCCGCATTCCAGGTTGTTAGCACCGTATATAGTAACGGGATTGAGCAAATTACAAAAATACTAGGCGATATTGAAGCCTGGATGAATAAAAAGAACTACAAATCTATTGACGATTTCAAGGGAAAACTATCAAGGAAAAATCTTCACGATCCGTTTGCTTATCTCCGTGCTCAGTATGTTGATATTCTGCTCAGATCCAACGAAATTATCAACACAAACGCCCTTAAATAA
- a CDS encoding deoxyribodipyrimidine photo-lyase produces MNTFNKHRVREIKSGKKQSGPVVYWMLRDQRVEDNWSLVYAATKANEEKSPLVVIFTLTKTFPGANLRHYDFMLKGLKKVEDKLLDMGINFCLLKGDPSETVPEFINKIKASILISDFNPLKIKQEWKESVNKIIEIPHLEVDAHNIIPCWFASAKLEFGAYTLRPKIRKLLSTFLVDFPDIKLTHPKILNNKKNNWHDTLTWLNPFSHVKPVNWILPGEDEAIKMLQTFLNEKLTGYSTKRNDPNLKWQSNLSVYLHFGQISAQRIAIEAIKANAPKEDKWAFLEELIVRRELSDNFCYYNQSYARFSGFPDWAKTTHKIHRFDVREYLYTTQELEHAKTHDPLWNAAQMEMVKTGKMHGYMRMYWAKKILEWTTCPEEALRTAIYLNDKYSLDGRDPNGYAGIAWSIGGVHDRAWPERPIFGKIRYMNFEGCKRKFNVDSYIAAHIC; encoded by the coding sequence ATGAATACCTTCAATAAACATAGAGTACGGGAAATAAAATCGGGGAAAAAACAATCGGGACCTGTGGTTTATTGGATGCTACGCGATCAACGCGTTGAAGATAACTGGTCGTTAGTGTATGCTGCCACAAAAGCCAACGAAGAAAAATCTCCGCTAGTAGTGATTTTTACACTAACAAAAACATTCCCCGGAGCGAATCTTCGGCACTACGACTTCATGCTTAAAGGGCTCAAAAAAGTTGAAGATAAGTTGCTTGATATGGGCATAAACTTTTGCCTGCTCAAAGGAGATCCTTCGGAAACCGTTCCTGAATTTATCAATAAAATTAAAGCATCTATACTAATATCGGATTTCAATCCATTAAAAATCAAGCAAGAATGGAAAGAGAGTGTAAACAAAATCATTGAAATACCACATTTAGAGGTTGATGCGCACAACATAATACCATGCTGGTTTGCCTCGGCAAAATTGGAGTTTGGAGCCTATACTCTACGACCGAAAATCAGGAAACTTTTATCAACATTTTTAGTTGATTTTCCTGATATAAAACTTACACACCCCAAAATACTAAACAATAAAAAAAACAACTGGCACGATACATTAACATGGTTAAACCCATTCAGCCATGTTAAGCCTGTAAATTGGATTTTACCTGGGGAAGACGAGGCGATTAAAATGCTGCAAACTTTTCTGAACGAAAAACTAACAGGTTACTCAACCAAACGGAATGATCCCAACCTAAAATGGCAATCGAACCTTTCGGTCTACCTTCATTTTGGGCAAATATCGGCACAACGAATTGCCATTGAAGCAATCAAAGCCAATGCTCCCAAGGAGGATAAATGGGCATTTCTGGAAGAGCTAATTGTACGCCGGGAACTCTCCGACAATTTCTGCTATTACAACCAATCCTACGCCCGTTTTTCGGGATTTCCCGATTGGGCTAAGACAACCCACAAAATCCACAGGTTCGATGTTAGAGAATACCTGTACACCACACAGGAACTGGAGCACGCCAAAACACACGATCCGCTCTGGAATGCGGCTCAAATGGAAATGGTAAAAACGGGAAAAATGCATGGCTACATGCGGATGTACTGGGCCAAAAAGATTTTGGAATGGACAACCTGTCCCGAGGAGGCGCTAAGAACCGCAATATACCTCAACGACAAGTATAGCCTCGATGGGCGTGATCCCAATGGATACGCAGGAATTGCATGGTCTATTGGAGGAGTACACGATCGGGCTTGGCCCGAAAGACCAATTTTTGGAAAAATCCGCTACATGAATTTTGAAGGATGCAAACGCAAATTCAACGTTGATT